The window ctggaggaggtggccctgcatccAATGACAGCACTCTtagaagagacagaggaggaaggtcAGGCAGAAGAATTCAAAGGAAGGGTCCCTCCGTCCCTGGCCACGTGTCAGCGTCCGCGGGTCCTCCCGGGAGCTCACCGAAGGGCTGCGCGGGGCCCCACTCACTCCAGGTGTCCCCGTACACGTGCCTCACTCTGACCCGGACGGTGTGCACGCCCGTCACGGCGGAACTCGGCATCAGGTACTCATTcctattttctcctctttggaaaacctttagaagaaaagaggaccgTGTGACAGGTGTTGGTGACAAACACTggactggggatggggagaaggcgGGGGATGTGATGGTCTCTGAAAGAGGCCTGACACCAGGCAGGCGGGCCAGCGGGCGCTCCGGTCCCGCCTCCTGCGTTCCGTCCCTGGGCCAGAAGGGGCTCTGCCCGTCTGCAGGGGGGCCCCCGCTCCGTGTCTGGGGCTCACAGCTCTCCGTCTGCGTCCACGTCCCGGGCAGGGTCCCCCACGCCCTTGGGAAGTGGGGTTGGGGTTCCTCTGATTCTACACAGAGGATGccggggtgggggtcaggggtgggCAGGAACCCCGCCAGGCTGCACAGCTGGACGGTGAATGCAGTCCCGTGGACGCCCCTCGCTGCGGGTTGGGCCCCAGAGGGCTGCCTTCCGCTCCTGCTCTGGGCAGGTCAGAGGTGTCTTCTTAGACCGCGGCCACCGCTCCGTCCACAGCGGGGCTGTGCACCCCCGTGTCCCAGGACGTGTACATCTGGAGAGGCCGGGAAGAGCAACAGGGAGACGGGGACTGGAGGTTGGAGAGACATGGCCTGGGCGGGGAACTTCAGGGGAAGGACCCGGGTGCCTGCCAAGATCGGGGCTCTCTCCTGAGACAGTCCGGCCACCCTCACGCAGTGTCTGCCCCGTGCAAACTCCCATCTTATGCACCCATGTCGCTGGATGCCTGCTACGGGCCGGGCTCTCCTACAGGGACAGTCTCTCCCATGTGCGTGGCTGAGGCCTCTTGCTTTTATGAGCTGTGTTTCTCCGTTGAGACTCCGTGGACCCCAAGCTGCCTCCCACCCGAGCCACACCAGCCCTGGGGCCACAGCTGGAGAGCAGACGAAGACGGACACTGAGGATGACCCTAGAGGTCCCTGGCCCTGAAGGAGACCCCCGGGCAGCGAGGAGCCACGCCTGCTGGCTGTATGATGGGTCCCAGACGTCATCTGAGTGGTAGGTAAGGTCCAGAGAGGACATGTGCATCCCCAGTGTGGCCCCCATGGTGCCTTCAGGATGTCGCTAATCCCTGCCCCACTTCTCTGGGCCATTGCAAGGGTGGTCCCTGGGGCAGCATCTCAGTAGTTCCACTGGCATCACCTGGAAGCTGGTGAGACCTGCAGGACCCCAGGAGATGGATGCACTTGGCCGCGCTCCCTcctgaggctccaggggagggtccctcctgcctcttccagcttctgggggctccaggcgtccatccctgggctggtggccgcctccctcccgtctctgcctccgtctccatgtggcttttcctctgtgtgtccctcctcctctgtctcttctgaggacactgtccttggatgcaggggcacctcctccaggaggacctcctctcagGTCCTTCACGTCAtcccatctgcaaagactctgttTCCAAACAAGATCCCATCCTGAGGTCTCAGGTGGACATAAGTTTGTGGGGATGCTTTCAACTCACTCCCCCGTGCTCTGAGAAGGGTCCAAGGAGCTGCGTTTGGAAGAAGGACGTTGCTTTGTCCACGAGGAGGGTGACAACCAGCTACCTGAGCTGCGTCAGAAGCTTTAGAGACACCACAGCGTCTCAGTCGGGGACAGAGCCGGATGGCCGACCCCCGGGCGCGCGGCCGGGTGCGCAGCGGCGCTGAGCCGGGCTGCACGCGGGGGGCCCGGACTCTGAGCAGCTATGACCCGAGCACGGGTGtcggagaggaaggaagaggtacTTACGGGGTCTGTCTTGGAGAAGCTGCCCTGTACGGAGAGAGCAAAGGGGTGAAACAAAGCGTCAacgacaaaaaaaagaaagaaaagaaaagaaaagaaaagaaaagaaaagaaaagaaaaggaaggaaagaaagaaagaaagaaagaaagaaagaaagaaagaaagagacctTAATAGCAAAAAAGGAATCAGTGTTGCCTTTAGGACAGAGAGGAACTAACCCGGAACTCATTTCTGCAGCAAAGACTTAACCTTCTTGTCAGTGAGGATTCGACCCCAAAAGGGAGAAGACGGGGGGCGTGGGGGGAGGAGAAAGCGTGTGGCTCTTCGCAGAGCTCTGGGGTCCTCACCTTCCTCTGGATGTCCAGCTCATAGTACAAGACGTGACTCGAAATGTTGAATCTGGTGACGGGGTTGTCCCACTGGATCACGTAATAGGACCCGTTGTTACGAGCCGTGAGGTTTGCTGGCGGGTTGTACTTCTCTGAGAATAAACGCAAGCCGGCAATGGGTTAGGAGTCCATTAAGAGGGACTTGGCGGgaacctttctttttcttgcatgagagagagaggagaaaaaaaaagccagcagcCTGGGACGTGAGACCTCAGGTCAGCAGAGAGTGCATCTCAGGCTGTCCCCTCCGTGGTGCATGCAGCGGTCCCTCAGTTCTCAAAGACCCCAGGGTCACCCCATGAACAAAACCACTCCCTGGGCACCAGGACCCTCCCCCTCCTCGTATCGGGTGGACCCAGCTCAGCTGGGAAGAGGTGCCTTTGCTCCCCAGGACGTGTTGTTTATTCACAGATTCCCAATTTGCAAGTCCAGCCACTCCCTAAAACTTATCAGGAACCCCCAGACCCACACCTGCTATGCTCTCCAACTTATTTGCCAAAATGTGGCCAGAAATGTGAGTCAACCAACAGGTGTGTTCTAAGCTGAGATTCAGCAATGCTCAGATTGCAAGCAGGTGCGCCTCTTGGGGGTCTACAGACTGCTGCATGCGTTGCACTTTTACGCTCGGCGTGACCCACGCCACCGTTTAAACGGCCTCCCGACACAGTGCTGGATGCTATCTGGGATTCCTGAAAGGAGTCAGAATGTCACCCCCAAATATGACCCTGGCATGGACTCCTATTTAGACCCAAAGGCAACAAAgaatcaacagatgcagaaagaagtGATTCCATAGGTCGCCTTATCTGAccatctcagaattgagcacttCCATGAATCCCTCTGGGGGGAAGTTTCATGGAAAATCAGCACCGAGAGGCTTCTGCATAAACCTTCCTGAAATAACCCTTATCTTTCAttagtttccacatatatttACCACCTCGGCAAGGTCAAACTCCGTTTCCTTTGTATAGTCAAGTCTCCACGATTTAACACTCTTTATGAAAATGGTATATATGTTTCTCAGTCTAACCACTTCTCTGGGTGGGGggagttcatttcttttctatgGCACTCCCCGGtgcatgtaaaaattaaaattaaattgatatgCTTGTTTTCGGTTGATCAATCGCCCGTTTAATTTGCACACCTCCGGAACAGAACCTAAGAGGGTGaaggaaaaggtttttttttgtttgtttgtttgtttgtttttctaattttccacCCCCCTTGCAGGCCTAAGCACGAGAAAGACTGTGgtgtgccttatggagaaaaatacatgtaaaaatatgaGCAGAGGCTAACCCTGTTTTTCCCCTATTAGCCATAATTCAGTATTTGCTTATTTAGGGTTTGCAGAGAATTTCCAGACCACAAATGATGAGCATCCTCTGTCTTTGGCATATTTCATGCATGACTCAAATCTATGAGTCCCACCCCAAGGGAGAGTTATGACACCCCTGCCTCCGTCTCTGGGGAGGTATTTCCCTGGCCTCGAATCTAGATCCAACATCTTGCTCAGACAAGTCTGGGACCCAATGCCTGGTCTCACACAGCcttggtacaaaaaaaaaaaaaaaaaaaaaaaggaaaaaaaataagaaaaaggaatgaattggATGGCtcacagaggaacagagaaaatggTCTTACCAATTTCAGTGGCTACAAAGGGAGTGAAGTCCAAAAACTGGATGTCCGTTTCATTGCTGGTTCCATTCACCAGGAAGAAGTAATTGTCCGTCGTCTGGGGTTCACCGAGCTGATCAAAATGGCAGCCCACCCGTGTCCCCGTTGGGTCAAGGACGTACTGGGCACACTCGGACACATTCCCGTGCCTGCAGTTCCCAAGAGGGCAGCGAGGAAAGGCTGGAGGAGTGTGTAGCCTCCTGGGGAGGCATTATCAAAGACAaactctccctccagcccagaaAACCCTTCTGGAAAGGAGACAGTTTAATCCTTGACTCAGCGCAGAACCAGTGGGCAGTAGGAGAGACTGCAGATGGGGAGAATTCGTGCTCTCAAGAGAGAATTGCTGTTTTCCCGACACTTTTGGGACGGGAGGCGGGTGTACCTTTTGGAGCCAGGAGCCAGCCGATGCAGACTGGGagatgggtattttttttttccctggatgTTTGGACATTTTACAAAGATTGCCCTCCACCAACCCCAAACCGGGTGCAGGAGGAAGCTTTTCTGGACCCCGGGTTATTGAACACTGACCCCCATCACGACCTCCCAGCTGGCTCCCAGGTCCCCGAGGAGTCCAGCTTACAGGGAGGCCCACATGTAGAGGTGATACCGCACGTCTGCAGGGGCGGCCGGGCCCTGTGCCCAGCTGCAGTTCAGGAAGCGCACATTGTAGATGAGGCAGGAGAAGTTCACGGCACCGGACCCTTCCCTGCCTGGGGAGACACGCACCCCCATCTTCACCGTCTGCACCGCCGCCACCAGCGCCCCGCCGGCGACAAGGACGCCGCTCACTGTGCAGAAACGGGAGGGACCCGGCTGAGGCGGCGTCACCTGAGTTACAGAAGGTCAGGGTGGCCTTGAACTCGTGGCCCTCGGAGGTGACATTCACGGTCAGGGTGGCCCCCCGGTGCAGCACAGAGTTTGAAAACGTGCAGAAGTACGTGCCATCCTCGGCTACCTGAAAGAGACAGCATCCGAAACGGCGCGCCGCAGGCCCCTGGGAGCTGGCAGCCCCCCGACGGTTCtaagaggtggggggagggggccctgaCCACGACCCCCTTCTTTTTATCGAAGTAGAGTCAATGGACACTGTTATGTAAGTTATAGGTGCACAGTACGATgatccacaatttttaaaggttattttccattgacagttattacaaaatattggctgcgTCCCCTGCGTTGTACAGTgcatccttatttattttatacctaataatttGTTCCTCTgactcccctgcccctgcccctcccccttccctctccccactggtcacccactagtctgttctctgtatctattgtaattagtgctgctatgaacagtgaggggcatgtatcttttcaaatgactgAGTTTTGTGGATATATACCCGAGAGTGGGATTGCGGGGCTCTGAGATCAAGATGCTGGCTGATTCAGTGCCTGGTGAGGGAGGGCCCACGTCCTGGTTCATAGACCCCCGTGTGTCCTCCTGTGGCTGTAGGAAGGGTTgtgggagctctctggggtctcctttTTAAGTACCTTAATCCCATTTATCTGTCagttgtcagtttaatttgcatgCCCCCAGGACAAAACCTAAGAGGGTTCATGACTGCCCTCCTGACCCAGTCACCATCCCAGAGGCCCCATTCCCTAACACcgtcacattggaggttaggttttgttgatgaaaaattaatcagtcgatctaagaaagaGGTGGAAAATTTCATTCGAGCCAGATTTGGGGATCATAACCCAGGAAAAGCATCTCACAAAGGTCTGAGATCTTTTCCGCTCATTAGAAATCAAGGCtcagttatataattttttttgacaCAGAGGGCTGTGCTTCAAATgacgtattattgacagtttacagaATCCAGGTCTAAGCgtcatcctggtgggtcatgtgaccccttacaagCTCCAGAAGGAACGTTCTCTTTAAGGAGCTGTCTTGTTGATGCTGGGAGAAGGTCGCTCTTGAGGGTTGAGCAGGGGTTCCTGCCTACGGgggaggtctggttaatgcataattttaaattgtgtggaaaattttgtttaatttatttttgtcttgccataaaatatgaattttatctcataGTTTCAAGataggaattttggggggacacagacatttgGGTGGAGAACAGGTCCCATCTGTACCATGAGGGATGAACTGGACTCTGGTCACCTTTGCCTTCTCCCCAAAactcctcacaacagccccagATAGAAGCCCCACTTGGCCCTGGGTGTCCTCAATCTCACCCTGGACCTCTCTCAACTCCAGGCTGCCTGGATGGACAGCTCTGCATGGTGTGTAAGACCAAATACTAAACAAATTGCTGACCAGTGTCACCACTCAGGCACGAGCCCTCCAGGACCTGGGGGCATTCCTGGTTCTCCAGGACCTGGGGGCATCCCACGGAACCAGCGCTGGGAAGGAAGATGAGGCCTCGTCTCCAACGGGGTGgtccaggaggaggtgggcctgACCTCAGCTGTCCCCTGATTCATTGCAGAATGGACCTCCCATCATGAAGATACAAGAAAGCTAACAGTGACTTTATCCTGGAACAGGAAAGCAAGGGCTTGTGTTCACGTAGTTACGGAAAAGGGTACCAGTTTTTCAATCTGTGCAATCTCTTAGCCAAATGCCTGGGGTGGACGTCCtgttgaaactgagcaggaccctgctTGCTACTTGCTCAAAAGTCTTTCCGCATCCCCgattcttgtttgtaggaaaaaggtTTCAGCCTCCtggaccttccctgagttccaaaaggACAGATTCAAACAGTGATTAACCAGGGAAGGGAGGgtacacagaaacaaaggaaggtCATTCAGGGAACAAGAGTGCAGCCTTGGGGAGGGTCCTGCTTCCCCCTCAAGGCACATCCAGAACGATGCATCCGAGTTCTcctgaaggaactgaggcccccgcccaggtggaggatggcgcCTTCAGGCTGAGCCCAGGATTCCTGGAGCCCCGTCCTGGTGCCTCCCCACCGGCCCATCAGAAGACAAGTCacacccctgcagcccccaccccacattTTGCCTATTAGAAATGTCTCCCCTCAAACCATGGGGAGTTTGGGGCTTTTAAGCAAGAGCCACCCCTTCCCCTGGCGGGGTCCTGccataaacctttctctgctccagactctgatGTTTCCGTTTGTTTGGCCTCACCGTACTGTTTGGCACAGGAACTTGGATTCAGTGACAAAATCAACCCCTTGTTGACAATAACCAGCCCAGAAGGTCAGCCTGCCCGAGACGCTCACAGGAAGCCAGGTTGCTATGACGACCCAGGAG is drawn from Camelus ferus isolate YT-003-E chromosome X, BCGSAC_Cfer_1.0, whole genome shotgun sequence and contains these coding sequences:
- the LOC106729792 gene encoding granulocyte-macrophage colony-stimulating factor receptor subunit alpha-like isoform X2 yields the protein MAVLLAFISLLLVPLNPACFTDPAQEKVSPIINLKLDSRKKMLTWNSRRNVTWQECTIDAPLDPPISQTPQVAEDGTYFCTFSNSVLHRGATLTVNVTSEGHEFKATLTFCNSGREGSGAVNFSCLIYNVRFLNCSWAQGPAAPADVRYHLYMWASLHGNVSECAQYVLDPTGTRVGCHFDQLGEPQTTDNYFFLVNGTSNETDIQFLDFTPFVATEIEKYNPPANLTARNNGSYYVIQWDNPVTRFNISSHVLYYELDIQRKGSFSKTDPVFQRGENRNEYLMPSSAVTGVHTVRVRVRHVYGDTWSEWGPAQPFGFPEKNFTGFLVVLIGLVVGAAALSSIGLMFLCKRFSLKQKLFPPIPQVKRELAGSFTPTRESNLCSRSIHAAAHVRASLLFLAE
- the LOC106729792 gene encoding granulocyte-macrophage colony-stimulating factor receptor subunit alpha-like isoform X3, whose protein sequence is MAVLLAFISLLLVPLNPACFTDPAQEKVSPIINLKLDSRKKMLTWNSRRNVTWQECTIDAPLDPPISQTPQVAEDGTYFCTFSNSVLHRGATLTVNVTSEGHEFKATLTFCNSGREGSGAVNFSCLIYNVRFLNCSWAQGPAAPADVRYHLYMWASLHGNVSECAQYVLDPTGTRVGCHFDQLGEPQTTDNYFFLVNGTSNETDIQFLDFTPFVATEIEKYNPPANLTARNNGSYYVIQWDNPVTRFNISSHVLYYELDIQRKGSFSKTDPVFQRGENRNEYLMPSSAVTGVHTVRVRVRHVYGDTWSEWGPAQPFGFPEKNFTGFLVVLIGLVVGAAALSSIGLMFLCKR
- the LOC106729792 gene encoding granulocyte-macrophage colony-stimulating factor receptor subunit alpha-like isoform X1 produces the protein MAVLLAFISLLLVPLNPACFTDPAQEKVSPIINLKLDSRKKMLTWNSRRNVTWQECTIDAPLDPPISQTPQVAEDGTYFCTFSNSVLHRGATLTVNVTSEGHEFKATLTFCNSGREGSGAVNFSCLIYNVRFLNCSWAQGPAAPADVRYHLYMWASLHGNVSECAQYVLDPTGTRVGCHFDQLGEPQTTDNYFFLVNGTSNETDIQFLDFTPFVATEIEKYNPPANLTARNNGSYYVIQWDNPVTRFNISSHVLYYELDIQRKGSFSKTDPVFQRGENRNEYLMPSSAVTGVHTVRVRVRHVYGDTWSEWGPAQPFGFPEKNFTGFLVVLIGLVVGAAALSSIGLMFLCKRFSLKQKLFPPIPQVKRELAGSFTPTREMAWDGDNPSAGSQEPEDFLTVEEMKLFAGREAEMVGPAPALNPYENITAVRGRPGQ